The Lolium rigidum isolate FL_2022 chromosome 2, APGP_CSIRO_Lrig_0.1, whole genome shotgun sequence genomic interval ATGCAGTTGAGACTACTCCGGTATCACCCACACATTCAAAAGAGTAATCAGCCCCTCCATCAGTAAGCCGTTTTACTACCTGCAAGTATGAAGAAAACGTCATTTATATGTTCATTATAAGGTTGGGATCAATATGTTAAAGCCTCTGCAGAGATGCAGTGGAGACAACCAGTATcacatccttttttttttgtttccctcGATTAAAAATGTATTTATTTATAAGAGCATATTGGCAAAGCATGTAACTGAAAGCTTGCTTACTGAACACGTGCTCTGTTTCGATCTTGTTAGACAAGTGCTGCCTAGAAAAAGAACTTCTatggtcttgctttattttatgatTTTGTGAAAATTTAATAGGTATTTCAGTCTATGATTCAGAACAACAGTCTGTGTAAAAAGAATACCGATTGGTCACGAAAGATGCAGTTAAAATAAATCCTATAAACCATAACTGGTCAGTTCTTCAATTTTCTCAGTCATTTTAATAACAAGTACCTGCTGAACAGGTTCATCCAATTCGCCAGGATTAATAAAATCTGTTACACCAAAAGCTTTCCCTGTGCCACAGACAAACACCAAGTAAGTTCAGAAAAATACTGCTACAGAAGTATGCAATTTATATTTTGTATTGCATTATACCCTTTTCTTGCTTATCAGGATTAGTATCTACTCCAATAATCTTGGAAGCTCCACGTAGCTTAGCCCCTTGAGCTACCTAAAATCAGCAGATATGGGTCTCAGAATTGCAGTTCTTTGTATCTGTTATTTGGACTTACAATAGCAGCTTCTGAAGATACTCACAGAAAGTCCTACAGTTCCAAGACCAAATATAACTACACTTGATCCCTTCGATATATCAGCAACATTCCAAGCTGCACCAAGGCCTAAACAACAGATGAACGGAACAAAGAAACAAGTGAATGGATGATCAGATATCATCAAAGTATGCAGCCATGCAAGGCGGCTGAATCATGTGAAAACCAATTCTTAGCACCAAACGTATAATAATGTAGCTTCAGTAAGGACGTGGGGCCAAAGATTACCTGCAGACACGCCACAGCTCAGCAGGCATATCCTGTCCATGGGCATGGTTGGGCTGACCTTCACCGCGCAGCCTGAGTGGACAACCGTGTACTCGCTGAAGCTCGACACCGCACAGTAGTGGTACACGGGCTTCCCTCCGATGGAGAAGCGGGTCTTCTGGTCGCTGTGCATGACACCCTTCCTCTCCAGGCCGAGCTTCTGGCACATGTTGCTCTTCCCCGATACGCAGTGCTTGCAGCTCATGCACTCACCGATGAAGACGGTGAGCGTGTGGTCTCCCACTTGGAACTCAGTCACGCCTTCCCCAACACTCTCAACCACTCTGCAGATCAAAGGTGTTCAAATGTCAGCATTGCAACTTTTAAGCAAAGTCTTACTAAGCGGcaaggagagagattgggatacgGACCCAGATGCTTCATGCCCGAAGATTCTGGGGAACAGATCAGGCTGTGCCTGTAAGTCAGAAGAGAATATGTATCGGTAAGACAGGAATATGAGGAATTACCAGGCGATGAAGGCATGGTGGCGTTTTACTTGGAATGAAATGGAATacaaatgcaaatgcaaatgcagGGGACTGGGAATGAAGAAGCTGTCGTTTGTGGTGCCACCGCCAGTGCGTACCGTGTTCTGCCACTGGTTGACGTCGCTGCGGCAGATGGAGGTGGAGACGACCTTGACACGGATCTCCATGGGCCCCGGCGGCGCGACCTCCACGTCCTCCATCACCAGCGCCTGCCCCGGCCCCCATGCCACGGCCGCTGCACGACACCAAACACCGACGAGTCAGGAGAAACCAAGAAACGCACAAATTTGGGCAAGCGAGCAGGGCTCAGGAGGGGACGGATTGGTTACCTCGGCAGGTGATGGCCGCCGGAGGGGAGGAGGACGATGCAGCGGTGGCCATTCGCGGCAAGATTTGGGTAGTGGTTTCTCGCCTGTGCAGATTCTGGTGGAGAGAAGTCAAACAATCTTCGCTCCTTGGTTCAGCTTTAGTTGGGGTTAGGAGAGGGACAGAGGGTTAGGTACGAGTCTTCCTGCCACCTACCACCGTTGCTCCACCCGCCAACACTAACAAGAAGCTTGAGCAACGTAATTGGTATCAGGAAAGAGCGGGCAAAAACAAACGGCTCAAAACTTGtgcaccccgaaggttgccagttgGAGGGCACCAACTCTATTCATGAAGCATTTCCCTTTCAAGATGATCCACTTTACATTCTATGATTTTCTCAAAGCAAATCACCGTAATCCATCCGAGCAACCTCCATAGACATCAACACCAATGGAGAAACACTCACACAGCACCAGGATTTGCCTATCACTAAGCTCTGTTCATAGGACTTTGTACACCACAACAAAGTTAAACAGTCCAGCAAAGAAAGTTCAACACATTTTGTAGCCATATTTGTATCTTTCTGTGCATCCAGAGCAATGCCACTATACAATCATTACATGGGTAATCAAGGGTGACCACTGACCAGCACAATTGCACTGTAATAATGGGTGATATCTGTACAGGTTAGCTGACTAGGTTACCAAGAAGACTGGGCAAAATTGTGAGCTGTTAGTTGCAATGGATACAGAGCTCATAGTCATATCTTTTTCTTGTTTTCATTAGGTCTGACCATCTGTACAGGAGCAGCTGGGATACGGGCCCACCACTCTCTAAGTCGTCTGCGGAACTTCTCCGTGTTCTGCTTCCTTAGCGGCATCTCCCTTGTGTAGACCTCTAGGACTACCATCAGGAGCAGATGCCTGGGAGGCGTCAAGACAACAAGTGCAGCTGCAGCAAGAGATGCCACTGCCACCGTTTGAGTTGTCTGTGCACGGGAAAGAAGATGGAGGTTACCATATGGCAGATTGATCTCTTTGTCAAGTTAATAAAGGTGGGTATGAAATGTTGCATATACATGGATATATATTGGGCTAGAAATGGCTCCTATCAGATGAATCAACTATAGATTATCACCAAGTTGTTGTCACATTGTAAAATAAAATATGTGAAGTGTTAGGCATGTCAAGAAACTGTTTATGATTGGTATGTCAATGTACAGAGAGTTTGCTAGgctgtttctcttttttttcgagaaaaagcTGTGTCTCTTATCCCTATCAAGATAGTCAGAAGCAACAGCAAAGACAAACCTTTGGAACAGCTGCAAACAAGATAGCTCTGAACTTGAGGAGAACAATGTTTACAGCCTGTAGAGTTTCTTCCAACTTGGAAATAGCCTCCTGCAATATCAAGATTTGCTCAACAGGATTTTTACTTGGAGGAGCTCTTACTTCAAGCACTTCCAACAATTTTCCTTCTCCACTGTATTTCTGCCACAGCATAACAGTAGCAGAAAGTACGAAAATAGAGGGCACAGTGTAATTGACGAGCCCACTACACAAAAAAGAACACACATAGTAAGCAAAGTAATATAGGTAAGCATACTTGATAAGAACAGAAATGATCCAACAACCACAACAAAATTACCTTTTAATAATATAGaggataaaagctaagaacagaaATGATTTCACGGGATCTTCCCACTTGGTTAAAGAGTGAATAAGTTTGCCTACTTGAATGAAGGGGAAAAGTAGCTCCTGCAATATAAGGGTAGTCCATCAGAACTCAAGCCGCGGTACTGGTGTACGGCATTGTAATACTAACGAATTTGACTTTATAAGAAATCATAAAAAATTGAAGACATAACATGACCTAATTTCCTCTCAAGTTTTCCACCCTTATACCATTTTATTCTCAAGCAAACATCTgatcatatttttgcatacacTCTTGCATGTACATATTCTAACATGTTCAACTGCTATGATTTTTGAATAGGTATCCAAACCAATAATATGAGCATATCCTATCCTAAGAGCATAATATCAATGTCAAGAACTAAAACATTTGCCAGATCCAAACTACATGTTATCTATTGAACCCAAAGAAATGAAAACATGGCTCTACCAAATTTACTAAAGGCCATCTAAGACCTACCAAGGAAAAAATAAATTGATTAATATCAACACACCTGCATCAGGGCAAGATTTGCATCAAGACCTTCCACCTTTACTTGATCAACCGTAGCACGTGCTGCCTCTATTCTTTCAGAATAACAAAATGACTCTTCCAAAGCAGCCTCGAGAGATTTTGTTACGCCAATGCAAGCAGCACAAAAGCttatctccttttcagtttcatctTTTCTATTCAGCAGGATAAATCCCATTCTAGAGAGAGCATATAATGCAAATGGTACAGTATGAGTCTTCGACGTTTTCTTAACTGCTGCAGTTGCGAAATGGCTCAACGGAGTGTCCAACAGTTGAAAGTAATTATTATATAGGGCCTCTAATACCATGTCTCCTTTTGGGAGCTTTTCTGCTAAGCTAAAAGTGAGTGTTGTCTTAACATGAGAAGGAGCAACATGAAAAGCTTCTTTCACAGCAGAGTATCTCAAGATGCCCAGGATAGCTTTTGAGAGTGCTTCTGCTTTCTGAATATCTTCAAGATCGAATTTCCTGATGAATTTATTCACCTGCATTACTTCACGAGTAATTGCTAACCAATAGTTTCTTCGCGAGGGTTCTCCTAACTCAGGAAAGTCAAAATATATTGGTTCTGTTCTGCAAATAAGGTGCTGTTAATTAATGTTTAAAGACACATGAAAATACACCTGCAATCCTCACTAAAAATAGGCATTAAGAACCCGTCCCATTTCAATACTTACAGAGTGCTTGATTTGTACATCATAGCCTTATCAAAAAGCCGAACACCCAACGGTCCAGTGAAATCACGATTAATCACTTGATTTGAATCTGTTGCTAAATCATATTTAACAATCTTATCACCATAACCAACTCTGATACTCTGAAAATACAGAGCGTGTGTTGTTAGGATCAGCGTTCCTGCCAAAAATAATGGAAATATTAATTGCTTCCCAAAATAGAGTATGGCTGCAAATTGAGAAGTTAAATGCCAGTAAAGTAATTCACCTGGCCAAGCTGATATTCCAATATGCTGCAATACAGGATGAATAGGCCTATCTCCTTCAACAGCTAATATACACTCCCCAGCATTAAGATGAAAACTTGAAGCAAGTGGTGACTGCATGATTCCTTTGACAGATTTGAATACTCTACAAATTAACACAGAGACGCTCTTAATATCTTTGTTGAGTCTGCTTCATGGTTTTTAAGGCGGTAAGGCGTCCTAAGGCCGGCGCCTTAAAAAACATGATTCTGCTTAACTCAACAAAAAAGAACAGCCAGTGATAAAAATATATTTATGCATTAAGTCCATCAAGACATTTACAAAAGGCAGGGCAAATAAATATGGAATTCAAGAATCTATACAATTGTATTTCTTACCGGTCTAAACTTTTAAGATACTTGTCATATATGAAATAGTGTAATCGGCCACCAGATGAACATGTTAGTGCATCAAACAGATTGTGGACAGTAACCAAGTCAGCTATTATTGGGCACGAAGGTGCTATCCGTGTAAAAGCTCTTAACCCAACTGTCTTCATGTCATTGACCTAAAAATAGCACTAGATCATCATTGTGTCCGCACCTGAAGAAATGTGGTCTTGGCAAGAAAAAATGATGatttgcaacaacaaaaaaactaACTTGAACAGCCAAACTTGTGGAATTTGCATAGAAAATTGAtccctcatcttcatcttcaatctCCACGGCATTCTGCAAAGTTAAACCCTGGCCATCAAGACATAATTAGGAACAATGACGAATATCATAAAGTAAAATACTAGGCTGAAATTTCTCGACAGGAAATATGGGTGTGGGGAGCATTTATTTTTAGTTTGGTTAAAAGGCGACAATTTGATaggggaaaaaaagaaaaatggtATCTCGTGATCAACTGCAGCAATGAGATGTCTCACATTTTCTAGCAATCCATCCTCAGCACCTGGATGTTCCCATGCAAGCATCATATCAAACATTAGACGACGAAGATTCTTATCAGCCAAATAGTCTGGACGTGTAGTTA includes:
- the LOC124687589 gene encoding alcohol dehydrogenase-like 6; this translates as MATAASSSSPPAAITCRAAVAWGPGQALVMEDVEVAPPGPMEIRVKVVSTSICRSDVNQWQNTAQPDLFPRIFGHEASGVVESVGEGVTEFQVGDHTLTVFIGECMSCKHCVSGKSNMCQKLGLERKGVMHSDQKTRFSIGGKPVYHYCAVSSFSEYTVVHSGCAVKVSPTMPMDRICLLSCGVSAGLGAAWNVADISKGSSVVIFGLGTVGLSVAQGAKLRGASKIIGVDTNPDKQEKGKAFGVTDFINPGELDEPVQQVVKRLTDGGADYSFECVGDTGVVSTALQSCSDGWGLTVTLGVPKAKPEVSAHYGLLLSGRTLKGSLFGGWRPKSDIPSLVEKYANKEIQVDDLVTHDMPFSDINKALELMLENRCLRCVIHMPK
- the LOC124692519 gene encoding uncharacterized protein LOC124692519 isoform X2, producing MGIVETWVREKPIRTFLARLSSQSAAGSTSSAAADGDSGGADGGIPQLSSIANSVVSRCSGILALATENLQQSFEADFPDNHKEPNTYARELLEYCCHKALHAVTTRPDYLADKNLRRLMFDMMLAWEHPGAEDGLLENNAVEIEDEDEGSIFYANSTSLAVQVNDMKTVGLRAFTRIAPSCPIIADLVTVHNLFDALTCSSGGRLHYFIYDKYLKSLDRVFKSVKGIMQSPLASSFHLNAGECILAVEGDRPIHPVLQHIGISAWPGTLILTTHALYFQSIRVGYGDKIVKYDLATDSNQVINRDFTGPLGVRLFDKAMMYKSSTLTEPIYFDFPELGEPSRRNYWLAITREVMQVNKFIRKFDLEDIQKAEALSKAILGILRYSAVKEAFHVAPSHVKTTLTFSLAEKLPKGDMVLEALYNNYFQLLDTPLSHFATAAVKKTSKTHTVPFALYALSRMGFILLNRKDETEKEISFCAACIGVTKSLEAALEESFCYSERIEAARATVDQVKVEGLDANLALMQELLFPFIQVGKLIHSLTKWEDPVKSFLFLAFILYIIKSGLVNYTVPSIFVLSATVMLWQKYSGEGKLLEVLEVRAPPSKNPVEQILILQEAISKLEETLQAVNIVLLKFRAILFAAVPKTTQTVAVASLAAAALVVLTPPRHLLLMVVLEVYTREMPLRKQNTEKFRRRLREWWARIPAAPVQMVRPNENKKKI
- the LOC124692519 gene encoding uncharacterized protein LOC124692519 isoform X1; translation: MGIVETWVREKPIRTFLARLSSQSAAGSTSSAAADGDSGGADGGIPQLSSIANSVVSRCSGILALATENLQQSFEADFPDNHKEPNTYARELLEYCCHKALHAVTTRPDYLADKNLRRLMFDMMLAWEHPGAEDGLLENGLTLQNAVEIEDEDEGSIFYANSTSLAVQVNDMKTVGLRAFTRIAPSCPIIADLVTVHNLFDALTCSSGGRLHYFIYDKYLKSLDRVFKSVKGIMQSPLASSFHLNAGECILAVEGDRPIHPVLQHIGISAWPGTLILTTHALYFQSIRVGYGDKIVKYDLATDSNQVINRDFTGPLGVRLFDKAMMYKSSTLTEPIYFDFPELGEPSRRNYWLAITREVMQVNKFIRKFDLEDIQKAEALSKAILGILRYSAVKEAFHVAPSHVKTTLTFSLAEKLPKGDMVLEALYNNYFQLLDTPLSHFATAAVKKTSKTHTVPFALYALSRMGFILLNRKDETEKEISFCAACIGVTKSLEAALEESFCYSERIEAARATVDQVKVEGLDANLALMQELLFPFIQVGKLIHSLTKWEDPVKSFLFLAFILYIIKSGLVNYTVPSIFVLSATVMLWQKYSGEGKLLEVLEVRAPPSKNPVEQILILQEAISKLEETLQAVNIVLLKFRAILFAAVPKTTQTVAVASLAAAALVVLTPPRHLLLMVVLEVYTREMPLRKQNTEKFRRRLREWWARIPAAPVQMVRPNENKKKI